From the Pangasianodon hypophthalmus isolate fPanHyp1 chromosome 17, fPanHyp1.pri, whole genome shotgun sequence genome, one window contains:
- the lin54 gene encoding protein lin-54 homolog, translated as MDVVSPELNSILPDEIMDTEAMAMEEDPPAETPAPSSHSAAEPAQVPMETEVPEIVSLCPATAPTQKTEALTTLTATDSTLCGISAGTQLVVTSSSSAGPKMATGTVAVTTAQPGSPVVGQSVAKIPAPFAPTSPANHQLIINKVAADGKSPAAAVLKQEGQKLLVTGLSKTGQPIVLALPNTWSKPATSQGTGTDVKTQPTQFKVVSAGTKPVIGVQAVSSANQLLGSSSPLQAQQLKTVQITKKTPVSTAGPMITKLIITKALNNKGLTSQATVTPVVTGRVLTQTTPVTPPRTITIGETISTTPQSLSSSSSSNSKVAISPLKSPSKVTVAAQPPNSPQKPVAVPLNVALGQQILTVQQAASTSPAKAGSSQSTAQTVKPVQTVAVGGVNTPQFKTIIPLATPPNVQQIQVPGSRFHYVRLVTATTGNTAQTANASTTTNPTTIQPAKPMMMNTAAVRMSVPIVPAQTVKQVVPKPMTSAAQVVSSSQTQQRLIMPAAPLPQIQPNLTNLPPGTVLAPAPGSGNMGYAVLPAQYVTQLQQSTFVTLASSSGFSAPSSIQTQARLPLNGLSPSETTSRPRKPCNCTKSQCLKLYCDCFANGEFCNNCNCVNCFNNLDHESDRLKAIKACLDRNPVAFKPKIGKGKEGESERRHSKGCNCKKSGCLKNYCECYEAKIMCSSICKCVGCKNFEESPERKTLMHLADAAEVRVQQQTAAKTKLSSQISDLLTRTTPAISSGGKLPYTFVTKEVAEATCDCLLEQARKAERYNQPQTVAERLILEEFGHCLRRIISSAAKAKTDCSINC; from the exons atgGACGTGGTGTCTCCTGAACTGAACAGCATCCTCCCTGATGAGATCATGGACACCGAGGCCATGGCCATGGAGGAGGACCCCCCTGCCGAGACGCCGGCTCCGTCCTCCCACTCGGCCGCCGAGCCGGCTCAGGTTCCCATGGAAACGGAGGTGCCCGAGATCGTCAGCTTGTGTCCCGCTACCGCGCCGACGCAGAAGACGGAAGCTCTGACCACCCTGACTGCGACGGACTCCACGCTGTGCGGCATCAGCGCTGGGACTCAGCTCGTCGTCACCTCTTCTTCCTCCGCTGGCCCCAAGATGGCCACCGGTACCGTCGCCGTGACCACCGCGCAGCCCGGCAGTCCCGTAGTGGGTCAGAGCGTCGCCAAGATCCCGGCCCCGTTCGCGCCCACCAGCCCGGCCAACCACCAGCTCATCATCAATAAAGTGGCGGCGGACGGCAAGTCTCCCGCCGCCGCAGTGCTCAAGCAGGAAGGGCAGAAGCTCCTGGTCACGGGTCTGAGTAAAACGGGGCAGCCGATCGTCCTGGCGCTGCCCAACACCTGGAGCAAACCGGCCACGTCTCAGGGCACAGGAACCGACGTGAAGACGCAGCCCACGCAGTTCAAAGTGGTTTCAGCAGGAACAAAGCCTGTGATTGGAGTACAGGCTGTgagctcagccaatcagctgctGGGatcctcctctcctctacagGCCCAGCAACTCAAaactgtacag ATTACGAAAAAGACCCCGGTCTCCACAGCAGGGCCCATGATCACCAAGCTGATCATCACGAAGGCCCTGAACAACAAGGGCCTGACGAGCCAAGCCACCGTCACTCCTGTGGTCACAG GACGGGTTCTGACCCAGACTACACCAGTGACCCCTCCACGGACCATCACCATCGGAGAGACCATCAGCACGACGCCACAGTCGCTCTCCTCctccagcagcagcaacagcaaagTGGCCATTTCTCCTCTTAAATCTCCCAGCAAG GTAACCGTGGCCGCTCAGCCTCCTAACTCTCCCCAGAAACCCGTGGCCGTGCCTCTGAACGTGGCTCTGGGTCAGCAGATCCTCACCGTGCAGCAGGCGGCTTCTACTTCACCAGCTAAAGCAGGAAGCAGTCAGTCCACTGCCcag ACAGTGAAGCCGGTGCAAACTGTGGCAGTGGGCGGAGTCAACACACCGCAGTTTAAGACCATCATCCCCTTGGCCACACCCCCAAACGTTCAGCAGATCCAGGTACCCGGCAGCCGCTTCCATTACGTACGCTTGGTCACGGCCACCACCGGGAACACGGCCCAGACGGCCAACGCCAGCACGACCACCAACCCCACCACCATCCAGCCTG CCAAGCCCATGATGATGAACACGGCTGCAGTGAGGATGTCCGTTCCCATCGTTCCAGCTCAGACGGTCAAGCAG GTGGTGCCGAAGCCGATGACATCAGCAGCTCAGGTGGTGAGCAGCAGTCAGACGCAGCAGCGGCTCATCATGCCGGCCGCGCCGCTCCCTCAGATCCAGCCCAACCTAACCAACCTGCCCCCGGGCACCGTGCTCGCTCCGGCTCCGGGCTCGGGGAACATGGGCTACGCCGTGCTGCCGGCCCAGTACGTcacacag CTCCAGCAGTCGACGTTTGTGACTTTGGCGAGCAGCTCGGGTTTCTCCGCCCCCAGCTCCATCCAGACCCAGGCCAGACTTCCTCTGaacgg TTTATCTCCATCAGAGACGACGTCCAGACCACGAAAGCCTTGCAACTGCACCAAGTCACAGTGCCTCAAACT ATATTGTGACTGCTTTGCAAACGGAGAATTTTGTAACAACTGCAACTGTGTTAATTGCTTCAACAACCTCGACCATGAGAGCGATCGCCTTAAAGCCATTAAG GCTTGTTTGGACAGAAACCCGGTGGCCTTCAAGCCTAAGATCGGTAAAGGGAAAGAAGGAGAATCGGAGAGGAGACACAGTAAAGGCTGCAACTGTAAGAAGTCGGggtgtttaaaaaattactgCGAGTGTTATGAG gCGAAGATCATGTGCTCGTCGATCTGTAAGTGTGTGGGCTGTAAGAACTTCGAGGAGAGTCCTGAGAGGAAGACTCTGATGCACTTGGCCGATGCGGCGGAGGTGCGAGTGCAGCAGCAGACTGCAGCTAAAACCAAACTGTCCTCTCAGATCTCAGACCTGCTGACCAGAACCACACCGGCCATCAGCAGCGGGGGGAA GTTGCCATACACGTTCGTGACGAAGGAGGTTGCCGAGGCGACGTGTGACTGTCTCCTGGAGCAGGCGAGGAAGGCGGAGCGTTATAACCAGCCTCAGACGGTGGCAGAGAGACTGATCCTGGAGGAGTTTGGTCACTGTCTGCGCAGAATCATCAGCTCTGCTGCTAAAGCCAAGACGGACTGCTCCATCAACTGCTAG
- the cops4 gene encoding COP9 signalosome complex subunit 4 — MASGVRQELAQLMNSTGSHKDLVGKYRQILEKALQLTDTEQLEALKAFVEAMVNENVSLVISRQLLTDFCTHLPNLPDGTAKSVYHFTLEKIQPRVISFEEQVASIRQHLATIYEKEEDWRNAAQVLVGIPLETGQKQYNVDYKLDTYLKIARLYLEDDDPVQAEAYINRASLLQNESTNEQLQIHYKVCYARVLDYRRKFIEAAQRYNELSYKSIVHESERLEALKHALHCTILASAGQQRSRMLATLFKDERCQQLAAYGILEKMYLDRIIRGNQLQEFAAMLMPHQKATTADGSSILDRAVIEHNLLSASKLYNNITFEELGALLEIPPAKAEKIASQMITEGRMNGFIDQIDGIVHFETREPLPTWDKQIQSLCFQVNNLLEKISQAAPEWTAQAMEAQMSQ; from the exons ATGGCGTCTGGTGTGAGGCAGGAGCTCGCGCAGCTCATGAACTCTACCGGTTCTCACAAAGATCTCGTTGGAAA GTATCGTCAGATTCTGGAGAAAGCTCTTCAGTTAACGGATACAGAGCAGCTCGAGGCGCTGAAAGCATTCGTGGAAGCGA TGGTCAATGAGAACGTGAGTCTGGTCATATCCCGGCAGCTCCTCACTGACTTCTGCACACACCTCCCGAATCTACCGGACGGCACGGCCAAATCCGTCTACCACTTCACCCTCGAGAAGATCCAGCCCCGAGTCATCTCCTTTGAAGAGCAG GTGGCGTCGATCAGACAGCATTTAGCCACTATATACGAGAAAGAGGAGGACTGGAGGAACGCTGCGCAGGTTTTAGTGGGCATCCCGCTCGAGACGGGACAGAA ACAGTACAACGTCGACTACAAGTTAGACACGTACCTGAAGATCGCTCGGCTCTACCTGGAGGACGATGATCCGGTTCAGGCCGAGGCCTACATCAACCGCGCCTCCTTACTGCAGAACGAGTCCACAAACGAGCAGCTGCAGATCCACTACAAG gtgtGCTACGCCAGAGTGTTGGACTACAGGAGGAAGTTTATAGAAGCAGCCCAGCGCTACAACGAGCTTTCTTACAAATCCATAGTGCACGAGAGCGAGCGCCTGGAGGCTCTGAAGCACGCTCTGCACTGCACGATTCTGGCCTCGGCAG GGCAGCAGCGGTCTCGGATGTTGGCTACGCTGTTTAAGGACGAGCGATGTCAGCAGCTGGCTGCGTACGGCATTCTCGAGAAGATGTATCTGGATCGGATCATCCGGGGGAACCAGCTCCAGGAGTTCGCTGCTATGCTGATGCCCCATCAGAAAGCCACCACCGCAGATG GCTCGAGTATCCTGGATCGAGCTGTCATTGAGCACAATCTTCTCTCTGCTAGCAAACTGTACAACAACATCACGTTCGAGGAGCTAGGTGCACTTCTGGAGATCCCACCTGCAAAG GCGGAGAAAATCGCCTCCCAGATGATCACAGAGGGTCGTATGAACGGCTTCATCGACCAGATAGACGGCATCGTCCACTTTGAGA CTCGAGAGCCGCTGCCCACCTGGGACAAACAGATCCAGTCGCTCTGCTTCCAGGTGAACAACCTGCTGGAGAAGATCAGTCAGGCAGCACCGGAGTGGACGGCGCAGGCCATGGAGGCCCAGATGTCCCAATAA
- the LOC113544170 gene encoding placenta-specific gene 8 protein, which produces MEVTTQPGPFAPSDFQTGLFECCDDCGTCMYGCCCLVCLGCTIADNMGECCLCGLGMPIRSVYRTKYNIKGSMCKDFIITDFCLPCATCQLKRDIDRRKQQGIF; this is translated from the exons ATGGAGGTGACGACTCAGCCTGGACCGTTCGCTCCCTCTGACTTCCAGACCGGACTGTTTGAGTGCTGTGACGACTGCGGTACCT gtatGTATGGGTGCTGCTGTCTCGTCTGTCTGGGCTGTACCATCGCCGACAATATGGGGGAGTGCTGTTTGTGTGGACTGGGAATGCCCATCCGTAGTGTGTACAGAACCAAATACAACATCAAG GGTTCGATGTGTAAAGACTTTATAATCACTGATTTCTGCTTACCCTGCGCAACCTGCCAGCTGAAGAGAGACATCGACAGGAGGAAGCAGCAGGGGATCTTCTGA